A region of Paraburkholderia sp. BL23I1N1 DNA encodes the following proteins:
- a CDS encoding c-type cytochrome, with protein MKTRLNSFALAGMLLATGTLTPGLANAGVRVCTFPGSPSTALDEAVTREAFRTAGIALSLAPGGFDGSDDDGVSLKELNKALARKCDVIAGFPRSSVADGSGSKLTFSRGYLHSGYVSVTTRESSTPSSGEEVVAATYASPAQLIAVQQPNVRLDLENTAALTVDALASGHAQRAIVWYPAVVAYTITHPQQHFQITGTVSPYADWQLVFAFGKNGAALQPRVDAALEKMASNGRLAALTRNWTLPEAAQAARSPAAAFAYREGPGRSDTMWRMMLAGSRGSQQGRFIKVDASAAGDAPGFDRTQVAHGKTLYSSACAKCHGPGLQGLNAPALRGPAFAPAANAKLTIGGVYGYMANNMPADRPGKMKPQDYADIMAFLLYSNGYSAGATKLTDDNAKASKTPLNAGTSQ; from the coding sequence ATGAAAACCCGACTCAATTCGTTCGCTCTCGCCGGTATGCTGCTGGCTACGGGCACACTTACACCAGGTCTCGCTAACGCGGGTGTGCGCGTTTGCACGTTTCCCGGCAGTCCATCGACCGCGCTTGACGAAGCTGTGACGCGCGAAGCGTTTCGCACGGCGGGTATTGCGTTGTCGCTCGCGCCCGGAGGATTCGACGGGAGCGACGACGATGGCGTATCCCTGAAGGAACTCAACAAGGCGCTTGCGCGTAAATGCGACGTCATTGCCGGCTTTCCGCGCTCGAGCGTCGCCGATGGATCCGGCAGCAAGCTGACTTTCTCACGCGGCTATCTGCACTCCGGCTACGTGAGCGTCACTACCCGAGAATCGTCAACGCCGTCCAGCGGCGAGGAGGTCGTCGCGGCAACTTATGCGAGCCCCGCGCAGCTTATCGCCGTGCAGCAACCCAATGTCAGACTCGATCTGGAGAACACGGCGGCGCTCACCGTCGATGCCCTGGCCAGCGGACATGCGCAACGCGCAATCGTCTGGTATCCGGCGGTGGTGGCATATACGATCACACATCCGCAGCAGCACTTCCAGATTACGGGCACGGTTTCGCCGTATGCGGACTGGCAACTGGTATTCGCTTTTGGCAAGAACGGCGCGGCGTTGCAACCGCGCGTCGACGCAGCGCTGGAGAAGATGGCGTCGAACGGCAGGCTCGCAGCGTTGACCCGCAACTGGACGCTGCCCGAGGCGGCTCAGGCAGCCCGTTCGCCCGCGGCCGCATTTGCCTATCGAGAGGGCCCCGGCCGCAGCGATACGATGTGGCGAATGATGCTGGCAGGCAGTCGCGGGTCACAGCAGGGCCGCTTCATCAAGGTCGATGCAAGCGCAGCGGGCGACGCCCCTGGCTTCGACCGCACGCAGGTGGCGCACGGCAAAACCCTGTACTCGAGTGCGTGCGCAAAATGCCACGGTCCCGGCCTGCAAGGTTTGAATGCGCCGGCGTTGCGTGGTCCTGCCTTTGCTCCGGCGGCAAACGCGAAACTGACCATTGGCGGGGTGTACGGATACATGGCGAACAATATGCCGGCGGACCGCCCCGGCAAGATGAAACCGCAGGACTACGCTGACATTATGGCATTCCTGCTGTATTCGAACGGCTATAGCGCCGGCGCCACCAAGCTGACGGACGACAACGCCAAGGCGTCGAAGACGCCGCTCAACGCGGGCACTTCGCAATAG
- the pqqE gene encoding pyrroloquinoline quinone biosynthesis protein PqqE: MDTTIDFSGTRPSPPLWLLAELTYRCPLHCAFCYNPVDFASHGAELDTDTWQDVITQARRMGAAQIGFSGGEPLVRDDLETLVEHARELGFYTNLITSGVGLNETRIARLKEAGLDHIQLSFQDSTRELNDFVSSTKTFELKHRVARLIKAYGYPMVLNCVLHRYNLPHVGQIIDMALEMGADYLELANTQYYGWAMLNRDQLMPTSEQLKEAEATVNRYRERVGDRCRILFVVPDYFEVRPKACMNGWGSVFLGIAPDGTALPCHAARSLPGLDLPRVQDASLADIWYHSHAFNAFRGDGWMREPCRSCDERETDHGGCRCQAYLLTGDAAATDPVCAKSAHHGQIEQVVTLARRTARDDQVQPLIFRSRDNSLRLG, translated from the coding sequence ATGGATACGACAATCGACTTTTCAGGCACTCGCCCTTCCCCTCCATTGTGGTTGCTGGCGGAACTCACGTACCGCTGCCCGTTGCACTGCGCGTTCTGCTACAACCCCGTCGACTTCGCCAGTCACGGCGCAGAGCTCGATACCGACACCTGGCAAGACGTGATCACGCAGGCGCGCCGCATGGGCGCAGCGCAGATTGGCTTCTCCGGCGGCGAGCCACTCGTGCGTGACGATCTCGAAACGCTGGTCGAGCATGCGCGTGAATTGGGCTTCTATACGAATCTGATTACCTCAGGTGTCGGGCTCAACGAGACACGCATCGCCCGTCTGAAAGAGGCGGGGCTGGACCATATCCAGCTCTCCTTCCAGGACTCGACGCGTGAACTGAACGATTTCGTGTCCAGCACGAAGACCTTCGAGCTGAAACACCGCGTAGCGCGCCTGATCAAGGCATACGGCTACCCGATGGTGCTCAATTGCGTGCTGCATCGTTATAACCTGCCGCACGTCGGACAGATTATCGACATGGCGCTCGAGATGGGCGCCGACTATCTCGAACTGGCGAACACACAGTACTACGGTTGGGCGATGCTCAATCGCGACCAGTTGATGCCGACCAGCGAACAGTTGAAGGAGGCCGAGGCGACAGTCAACCGGTACCGCGAACGCGTCGGCGATCGTTGCAGGATCCTGTTCGTGGTCCCTGATTATTTCGAAGTACGACCCAAGGCCTGCATGAACGGGTGGGGTTCAGTGTTTCTCGGCATCGCGCCGGACGGCACCGCGCTGCCATGCCATGCGGCACGCTCGCTGCCGGGTCTGGATCTGCCCCGCGTGCAGGACGCTTCGCTGGCGGATATCTGGTACCACAGTCATGCGTTCAATGCGTTTCGTGGTGATGGCTGGATGCGCGAGCCATGCAGGAGCTGCGACGAGCGCGAAACCGATCATGGCGGCTGCCGCTGCCAGGCGTATCTGCTGACCGGAGACGCCGCGGCCACGGACCCGGTGTGCGCGAAGTCAGCGCATCACGGGCAAATCGAGCAGGTGGTCACGCTGGCGCGGCGAACGGCACGTGACGACCAGGTCCAGCCGCTGATTTTCCGCAGCAGGGATAACTCGCTGCGTTTGGGATAA
- a CDS encoding TonB-dependent receptor, with protein MKSHRDDWRRTRIAAAIAGMLAMAHGTCAVAQDEPAPSPSQVMPVVTVVGTAPLTGLGMALNEVPAAVQIVEAKDIEAQHPNSITAYLEQNVTSVTLNSSQGNPYQPDVNYRGFTASPLLGTPQGLSVFQDGVRINEPFGDVVNWDLLAQSAIERIEVMPGSNPLFGLNTLGGAIAITTKNGRDNPGGSVEVEGGSFGRRSVVFTQGGQMGHFDYFVTANDEADQGWADHNPSRVKQLFGKVGYTDARTTVELSLTAADNQLQGTQTIPRSFLGNPRQAYTYPDENQNRAVMLTLSGKHDFSDALQLSGDVYYRHYNNDNLSSNVNGDYGSIDPAAGAIDTVPAQNSHSVISQDSYGFALQLSVTGKVAGMDNQLMAGVSGDFANTGFTQYSQDAQFAADRQTVGTDGYTLQTDASTRNGNLGVFVTDTLSLTRSIALTASARYNHASVDIEDRSGMQPLLNGSHSFSRINPALGVTYNPLPWLTAYANYSEGARTPTAIELACADPAAPCSLPNDFIADPALKPVVSRTFEAGARGTLSSAIHWSVALFRTDLHDDISFVSSNGAATSTGYFQNVGTTRRQGFEINTRAQTGPLTVNAGYTYLRATYQSSFVEQSASNSSANGQGNITVHPGDRIPGMPENTLKLRLDYAATAKWNVGANILYRSSIFARGDENNQDSNGRIAGYAIIDLDTTYQVTKQLQLFAHVNNLFDKRYADFGILGQNFFNGPGHSFSPDTATNEQFLGMGAPRGVWVGLRYAWN; from the coding sequence ATGAAGTCGCATCGCGACGATTGGCGGCGCACGCGCATCGCCGCCGCCATAGCGGGCATGCTTGCTATGGCCCACGGTACTTGCGCAGTGGCGCAAGACGAACCCGCGCCGTCGCCTTCCCAGGTGATGCCGGTCGTAACCGTGGTGGGTACGGCGCCGCTTACCGGACTCGGTATGGCGCTCAATGAGGTGCCTGCCGCCGTGCAGATCGTCGAGGCGAAGGACATCGAGGCGCAACACCCGAATTCCATCACGGCCTACCTGGAGCAGAACGTCACCAGCGTGACGCTCAATTCGAGTCAGGGCAATCCGTATCAGCCGGACGTCAACTATCGGGGCTTCACCGCTTCGCCGCTCCTCGGCACACCCCAAGGCCTGTCGGTGTTCCAGGACGGCGTGCGGATCAATGAGCCGTTCGGTGACGTAGTCAACTGGGATCTGCTCGCACAATCGGCGATCGAGCGCATCGAGGTGATGCCCGGGTCCAATCCGCTATTCGGTTTGAACACGCTAGGCGGCGCTATCGCAATCACCACAAAAAATGGCCGCGACAACCCCGGTGGCAGCGTTGAAGTGGAGGGCGGCTCGTTCGGACGCAGGAGTGTGGTCTTCACGCAAGGCGGCCAAATGGGACACTTCGACTATTTCGTCACCGCCAACGATGAAGCCGATCAGGGTTGGGCCGACCACAATCCCAGCCGCGTGAAGCAGCTGTTCGGCAAGGTGGGCTATACGGACGCGCGCACCACCGTCGAACTGAGCCTCACCGCGGCCGACAATCAGTTGCAGGGTACCCAGACCATTCCGCGCTCGTTTCTCGGCAATCCACGCCAGGCCTACACGTATCCCGACGAAAACCAGAATCGCGCGGTCATGCTGACTTTGTCAGGCAAGCATGATTTCAGCGATGCGTTGCAGCTCTCCGGCGATGTGTACTACCGGCACTACAACAACGACAATTTGAGTAGCAACGTCAATGGAGATTACGGCTCTATCGATCCGGCGGCCGGCGCGATCGACACCGTCCCCGCGCAAAACTCGCACTCCGTGATCTCGCAGGACAGTTATGGATTCGCATTGCAATTGAGCGTCACCGGCAAAGTCGCGGGGATGGACAACCAGTTGATGGCAGGTGTCAGCGGCGATTTTGCCAACACCGGCTTCACGCAGTACTCGCAGGATGCGCAGTTCGCCGCGGATCGCCAGACCGTCGGGACCGACGGCTACACCCTGCAAACCGATGCATCCACACGCAACGGCAACCTCGGAGTATTCGTCACCGACACGCTTTCGTTGACCCGCTCGATTGCGCTGACGGCCTCCGCGCGCTACAACCACGCTAGCGTCGATATCGAGGATCGCAGCGGTATGCAGCCCTTGTTGAACGGCTCGCACAGTTTTTCGCGGATCAATCCGGCGCTCGGCGTGACCTATAACCCGCTCCCCTGGCTGACGGCTTATGCCAATTACAGCGAGGGCGCGCGTACGCCGACCGCTATTGAGCTGGCCTGCGCCGATCCGGCCGCGCCCTGTTCGCTGCCGAACGACTTTATTGCCGACCCTGCGTTAAAGCCGGTCGTATCGCGCACGTTTGAGGCGGGCGCCCGTGGAACGCTATCGTCGGCAATTCATTGGAGTGTGGCATTGTTCCGCACCGATCTCCACGATGACATATCTTTTGTCAGCAGCAACGGGGCGGCGACCTCGACCGGGTATTTCCAGAACGTCGGCACCACGCGGCGGCAGGGGTTCGAAATCAACACACGTGCACAGACCGGTCCGCTTACCGTGAACGCAGGCTATACCTATCTGCGCGCAACCTATCAAAGCAGCTTTGTCGAGCAAAGTGCGAGCAACTCGAGCGCCAACGGCCAAGGCAACATTACGGTACACCCGGGCGACCGTATTCCCGGCATGCCGGAAAATACGCTGAAGCTGCGTCTGGACTATGCGGCTACCGCGAAATGGAATGTGGGTGCAAATATTCTGTATCGCAGCTCGATATTTGCCCGTGGCGACGAGAACAATCAGGACAGCAATGGGCGTATCGCGGGCTACGCAATCATCGATCTCGACACGACCTATCAGGTCACGAAGCAACTGCAGCTATTCGCGCATGTGAACAATCTGTTCGACAAACGCTACGCCGACTTCGGCATCCTCGGGCAGAATTTTTTCAATGGCCCCGGTCATTCGTTCTCGCCCGATACGGCGACCAACGAACAGTTTCTCGGTATGGGCGCGCCGCGTGGCGTATGGGTTGGTTTGCGCTATGCGTGGAATTAA
- a CDS encoding energy transducer TonB: protein MITSTLKGANAARRRLRSLQCAAAANPPVRVAASRLPPYTTGAFNDLRGARAHAIALVVLAVHCTVALKVWRMSVEKQEYAAPHVLDLQFDIAAAVALPAAISTQSANRAAKLPSAMTSPVPAPSASTRRARDMAAPRNTTQASPSKPLAKIAPNNASKPQPAPAATTSQPTVTDAGPEPRNASAATSPDAQPTSEPLTEPSFGAAYLRNPAPAYPGVAQQRGWQGTVMLKVHVLASGRPDHVGLASSSGHESLDEAALEAVTNWRFAPARRGALPVDGWVQVPIEFKLGT, encoded by the coding sequence ATGATCACTTCAACGCTGAAAGGTGCAAACGCGGCGCGGCGCAGGCTGCGCAGCCTGCAATGCGCCGCCGCGGCGAACCCGCCGGTGCGCGTCGCAGCGAGCCGCCTGCCGCCGTACACCACGGGCGCTTTCAACGACCTTCGGGGAGCGCGCGCGCATGCCATCGCGCTAGTCGTGCTTGCTGTCCATTGCACGGTAGCGCTCAAGGTTTGGCGTATGTCGGTGGAAAAGCAGGAATACGCGGCGCCGCATGTGCTCGACCTGCAATTCGACATAGCGGCTGCCGTAGCGCTACCGGCCGCGATTTCAACGCAATCCGCAAACCGCGCCGCCAAGCTGCCGTCCGCTATGACATCGCCCGTGCCAGCGCCCTCGGCCTCGACGCGCCGTGCAAGAGACATGGCTGCCCCGAGAAACACTACTCAGGCTTCCCCATCGAAACCGCTCGCGAAGATCGCGCCGAACAACGCATCGAAACCGCAGCCCGCGCCCGCCGCTACGACTTCACAGCCCACGGTGACTGACGCCGGTCCCGAACCACGCAATGCATCGGCCGCAACATCACCGGACGCCCAGCCGACGTCCGAACCGCTCACCGAACCCAGCTTCGGCGCGGCTTACCTGCGCAATCCTGCGCCGGCCTACCCCGGCGTGGCTCAACAGCGCGGCTGGCAAGGCACCGTCATGCTCAAGGTTCACGTGCTGGCCAGCGGCCGGCCAGACCACGTCGGACTCGCGTCGTCGAGCGGCCACGAGTCGCTCGATGAGGCGGCACTCGAAGCCGTCACCAACTGGCGTTTTGCGCCGGCTCGCCGTGGCGCTCTGCCGGTCGATGGATGGGTCCAGGTACCCATCGAATTCAAACTTGGAACCTGA
- the pqqB gene encoding pyrroloquinoline quinone biosynthesis protein PqqB, translated as MKIKILGSGAGGGLPQWNCNCLNCNRARYQTGDVLPRTQSSIAVSENGVDWILINASPDLLAQLRANPELQPGRSIRDSGIAAVVLIDAQIDHVTGLLMLRERTTPLPLYACAPVFADLSTGLPLVPLLDHYCGVERHEIVLDQPFTVAPVEGIRFTALPIESKAPPYSPRRAQAAPGDNIALVIENLATGARVFYAPGLANAPEPVLAAMRSAQLVLVDGTFWSATEMIELGLSTHLAADMGHLAQCGHRGLSGMVQLLDALPTATRKVLIHINNTNPILDPHSPEHAVIRARGIEVARDGMQFQV; from the coding sequence ATGAAGATCAAAATTCTAGGTTCGGGTGCAGGCGGCGGACTGCCGCAATGGAACTGCAACTGTCTGAACTGTAACCGGGCCCGTTACCAGACTGGTGACGTGTTGCCGCGCACCCAATCTTCGATAGCGGTAAGCGAGAACGGCGTCGACTGGATTCTGATCAATGCCTCACCGGATCTGCTCGCACAGTTGCGCGCAAATCCAGAACTGCAACCCGGCCGCTCGATTCGTGACAGCGGCATTGCCGCGGTCGTGCTGATTGACGCGCAGATCGATCACGTCACCGGTCTGCTGATGCTGCGCGAACGCACCACGCCCCTGCCGCTGTATGCCTGCGCACCGGTGTTCGCCGATCTCTCCACGGGTTTGCCGCTGGTTCCGCTGCTCGACCATTACTGCGGCGTCGAACGTCACGAGATCGTGCTCGATCAACCATTCACGGTCGCGCCGGTTGAGGGCATCCGCTTCACCGCGTTGCCGATCGAGAGCAAGGCACCGCCCTACTCGCCGCGCCGCGCCCAAGCCGCACCTGGCGACAATATCGCACTCGTGATCGAGAACCTTGCTACCGGTGCACGCGTTTTCTATGCGCCGGGGCTCGCGAACGCGCCGGAACCTGTGCTCGCCGCGATGCGTTCTGCGCAACTCGTTCTGGTCGACGGCACGTTCTGGTCTGCAACCGAGATGATCGAGCTTGGCCTGTCGACCCACCTCGCGGCCGACATGGGCCATCTCGCACAGTGCGGGCATCGCGGTTTGTCAGGGATGGTTCAGCTGCTGGACGCGCTGCCGACTGCGACGCGCAAGGTGCTGATTCACATCAACAACACCAATCCGATTCTCGACCCGCATTCCCCCGAACATGCCGTGATACGCGCACGCGGTATCGAAGTGGCACGCGACGGCATGCAATTCCAGGTATAG
- the pqqC gene encoding pyrroloquinoline-quinone synthase PqqC codes for MNAPLPNAVTHAVPWSPDEFEARLRALGAHYHIHHPFNLRMNSGQCSPEQIRGWVANRFYYQINIPLKDAAILSNCEDRQTRRLWIERLHDHDGYGDNPGGIEAWAHLADAVGIERKALWSLEHVQPGVRFAVDAYVNFARRAPWQEAVCSSLTEMFAPQIHRDRLAGWPDLYPWIDAQGLQYFRSRIPLAQRDVEHGLDVTLSHFKTPDAQQRALNILRFKLDILWSMLDAIEKAYPA; via the coding sequence ATGAACGCCCCGCTGCCTAACGCTGTTACCCACGCCGTCCCCTGGTCGCCGGACGAATTCGAAGCGCGTCTACGCGCGCTCGGCGCACACTATCATATTCATCATCCGTTCAATCTACGGATGAATAGTGGCCAGTGCTCGCCTGAGCAGATTCGTGGCTGGGTCGCCAACCGCTTCTATTACCAGATCAACATCCCCCTGAAAGATGCCGCGATCCTGTCCAATTGCGAGGACCGGCAGACGCGCCGCCTCTGGATCGAGCGGCTGCACGACCACGACGGCTACGGCGACAATCCCGGCGGCATTGAAGCATGGGCGCATCTCGCCGACGCGGTCGGCATCGAGCGCAAGGCATTGTGGTCGCTCGAGCACGTGCAGCCCGGCGTGCGCTTCGCAGTGGACGCCTATGTCAATTTCGCCCGCCGGGCGCCGTGGCAGGAGGCGGTCTGCTCTTCGCTCACGGAGATGTTCGCGCCGCAGATTCACCGCGACCGTCTGGCCGGCTGGCCCGACCTGTATCCATGGATCGACGCGCAGGGATTGCAGTACTTCCGCAGCCGCATTCCGCTTGCCCAGCGCGATGTCGAGCATGGGCTCGACGTCACGCTCAGTCACTTCAAGACCCCCGACGCCCAACAGCGTGCCCTCAACATCCTGCGCTTCAAGCTAGACATTCTCTGGTCGATGCTCGATGCCATCGAAAAGGCGTACCCGGCATGA
- the pqqD gene encoding pyrroloquinoline quinone biosynthesis peptide chaperone PqqD — protein sequence MNAPHPDHYVNLRPHLRAMFRLQWEDAQDAYVLLYPEGMVKLNPSAGEILARCDGTRELDDIIDELEDLFSVSNLAADVYRFIDHARQRGWLD from the coding sequence ATGAACGCCCCACACCCCGATCACTACGTCAACCTGCGGCCGCATCTGCGCGCGATGTTTCGCCTGCAATGGGAAGACGCACAGGATGCCTACGTATTGCTGTATCCGGAAGGCATGGTCAAACTCAATCCGAGTGCGGGAGAAATTCTCGCGCGCTGCGACGGAACCCGGGAACTGGACGACATCATCGACGAACTGGAAGACCTGTTCAGCGTGTCGAATCTTGCTGCCGATGTATACCGCTTTATCGACCATGCGCGGCAACGCGGCTGGCTGGATTGA
- the pqqA gene encoding pyrroloquinoline quinone precursor peptide PqqA, translated as MQWTTPAYTDLRFGFEITMYIANR; from the coding sequence ATGCAATGGACCACCCCCGCCTATACCGATCTGCGCTTCGGTTTTGAAATCACGATGTATATCGCCAATCGCTGA
- a CDS encoding methanol/ethanol family PQQ-dependent dehydrogenase, with the protein MKARLTSATRPKALAMGVAAAVSLILGSAAVADDYPAVTYERLTDAQSDPGWLTYYRTYNGQAHSPLKQIDAANVKNLKQVWSYKFPADLQQGFEATPIVNGRYLFVTTPKDNVYAFDAVTGKQLWKFEPKLGAESFKTACCDVINRGVALYGKNVYVAMLSGDVVALDAKTGALVWRKQMFEPGLGYAFSLAPLALDGALVVGSAGGEYGARGFIAALNPDDGNVIWKRFTVPAAGEKGGDSWPNGMQEHGGAPAWLTGTYDAASKTLYWGVGNPGPWLADLRPGDNLYSDSLLALDPKTGNLKWHYQYTKHDTWDYDGVNTPVLAKIKYQDKDYDAIIHADRNGFFHAIDRTTGKLIYAKPFVTASSVTGYTADGSPIQDASKYPKAGTTIETCPSFLGGKNWWSVSYDPDKHLAIVPALHACMSLSGKSVNYMEGLPYLGEGFEIKPEPGSKGYGELQAIDVDTGKKVWSHWSKLPWNGGVATTAGGLAFSGSLDGHLYAFDEATGKVLWQSPKLASGIVAQPSVFEVDGQEYVAILAGYGGANPIWGGPMAKAAEKVPRGGTLYVFALNHG; encoded by the coding sequence ATGAAAGCACGTTTAACTTCGGCGACGCGGCCCAAGGCGCTTGCGATGGGTGTGGCCGCCGCCGTCAGTCTGATACTGGGGTCGGCCGCAGTAGCCGACGACTATCCCGCCGTCACCTACGAGCGTTTGACGGACGCACAAAGCGACCCGGGTTGGCTCACGTATTACCGTACCTATAACGGTCAGGCGCATTCGCCGCTCAAGCAGATCGACGCAGCCAACGTCAAGAACCTCAAACAGGTATGGAGCTACAAGTTTCCGGCGGACCTGCAGCAGGGCTTCGAAGCGACACCAATTGTGAATGGCCGCTACCTGTTCGTCACCACGCCGAAGGACAACGTGTATGCATTCGACGCCGTAACAGGCAAACAACTCTGGAAATTCGAGCCCAAGCTCGGCGCGGAATCGTTCAAGACCGCGTGTTGTGACGTGATTAACCGCGGCGTGGCGTTGTACGGCAAGAACGTCTATGTCGCGATGCTGAGCGGTGACGTCGTCGCGCTCGACGCAAAGACAGGTGCGCTCGTTTGGCGCAAGCAGATGTTCGAGCCGGGTCTGGGTTACGCGTTCTCCCTTGCGCCGCTCGCGCTCGACGGTGCGTTGGTGGTGGGCAGTGCGGGCGGAGAGTACGGCGCGCGCGGCTTCATCGCGGCATTGAATCCTGACGATGGCAACGTGATCTGGAAGCGCTTTACGGTACCCGCTGCCGGCGAGAAGGGTGGCGATTCATGGCCGAACGGCATGCAGGAACATGGCGGTGCACCGGCCTGGCTGACGGGCACCTATGACGCCGCATCGAAAACGCTTTACTGGGGCGTCGGCAACCCAGGGCCATGGCTTGCCGATCTGCGGCCGGGAGACAACCTGTATTCCGACTCGCTTCTCGCACTCGACCCCAAGACCGGCAATCTCAAATGGCATTACCAGTACACGAAACATGACACATGGGACTACGACGGCGTCAATACGCCGGTGCTTGCCAAGATCAAGTACCAGGACAAGGATTACGACGCGATTATCCATGCGGACCGCAACGGCTTTTTCCACGCGATCGACCGCACGACCGGCAAGCTGATCTACGCGAAACCCTTTGTCACGGCGTCGTCGGTCACAGGCTATACGGCGGACGGCTCGCCGATCCAGGACGCGTCGAAATATCCAAAGGCCGGCACCACGATCGAAACCTGTCCGAGTTTCCTCGGTGGCAAGAACTGGTGGTCGGTTTCGTACGATCCGGACAAGCATCTCGCGATCGTTCCCGCTCTGCATGCGTGCATGTCGCTCTCCGGCAAGTCGGTGAACTACATGGAAGGCCTGCCGTACCTTGGCGAAGGGTTCGAGATCAAACCGGAGCCCGGCAGCAAGGGTTATGGCGAGCTGCAGGCGATCGACGTCGACACCGGCAAGAAAGTCTGGAGTCACTGGAGCAAGCTGCCGTGGAATGGCGGCGTAGCGACGACGGCGGGCGGCCTCGCGTTTAGCGGTTCGCTCGACGGCCACCTGTATGCATTCGATGAGGCGACCGGCAAGGTGTTATGGCAGAGCCCGAAACTGGCCAGCGGGATCGTTGCTCAACCGTCGGTGTTCGAAGTCGACGGCCAGGAGTACGTCGCCATTCTTGCCGGTTACGGCGGTGCCAACCCGATCTGGGGTGGTCCGATGGCGAAGGCTGCGGAGAAGGTCCCACGCGGCGGCACGCTGTACGTGTTTGCGCTCAACCACGGCTGA
- a CDS encoding MotA/TolQ/ExbB proton channel family protein produces the protein MNMSDFATQLIVDASLCLLAACSLLTWWLILYKGCAYWHLASENRRFTALFWSAAERDPSGMPGSPTHASECPKARVARAGFAAWSGTTPVEMTAANAEFVAWDRHELLDRFLNQQIQRERRALERGLTLLASIASTAPFIGLFGTVFGIIHALHAVAVGSASGIEGVAGPVGQALTATGIGIAVAIPAALAYNLFVRRVHISIADLEDYAADLVNVAQRNGFRAVTGAHRAEVLT, from the coding sequence ATGAACATGTCTGACTTCGCCACCCAGCTCATTGTCGACGCTTCGCTTTGCTTGCTCGCGGCCTGTTCGCTGCTGACGTGGTGGCTGATTTTGTACAAAGGCTGCGCGTACTGGCATCTTGCTTCTGAGAACCGGCGCTTCACGGCACTTTTCTGGAGCGCCGCCGAGCGCGATCCGTCGGGCATGCCAGGCAGCCCGACGCACGCTTCGGAGTGTCCGAAGGCGCGCGTGGCGCGCGCCGGCTTCGCCGCGTGGTCGGGCACCACTCCAGTGGAGATGACAGCTGCCAATGCAGAATTCGTGGCCTGGGACCGCCACGAATTGCTCGATCGCTTCCTGAACCAGCAGATCCAGAGAGAAAGGCGCGCGCTTGAGCGCGGCTTGACGCTGCTTGCATCGATTGCCAGCACCGCGCCGTTTATCGGCCTGTTCGGCACGGTGTTCGGCATTATCCATGCACTGCACGCAGTCGCTGTGGGCAGCGCGAGCGGGATCGAAGGGGTTGCCGGCCCGGTCGGGCAAGCACTGACTGCGACGGGAATCGGGATCGCCGTCGCCATCCCCGCGGCACTGGCCTATAACCTCTTCGTGCGCCGCGTTCACATCTCGATTGCCGATCTCGAGGACTACGCCGCGGATCTCGTCAACGTTGCGCAACGCAACGGTTTTCGCGCGGTGACGGGCGCTCATCGGGCGGAGGTACTCACATGA